From Zavarzinella sp., one genomic window encodes:
- a CDS encoding response regulator yields the protein MPKSKILIIEDEPGLVQSLTWYFNREDYETHSAKDGTEGLRKAQAIVPDVILLDLMLPGMSGYDVCRQLKSGESTSGIPVIMLTARSEESDQIEGFSTGADDYVTKPFSNKVLLQRVKAIMRRNDTIPPVSDIMDHLGVRIDRVRHHVTFHEQPMDLTPTEFRLLECMLRQPGRAFTRLQLMDAAIGEGSIVLERTIDVHIKTLRKKLTDIEPTALDLIETVRSVGYRFRESLDPTEPKSGEE from the coding sequence ATGCCAAAGTCGAAAATCCTGATTATTGAAGACGAACCAGGGCTTGTGCAGTCATTAACGTGGTACTTCAACCGCGAAGATTATGAAACACACAGTGCCAAAGATGGAACTGAAGGTCTTCGAAAAGCACAGGCGATTGTTCCCGATGTCATTCTGCTCGATTTGATGCTCCCCGGGATGAGTGGCTACGATGTCTGTCGCCAACTGAAGTCGGGCGAATCGACTTCCGGCATTCCGGTGATCATGTTGACCGCACGCTCCGAGGAATCGGACCAGATCGAAGGATTTTCAACTGGTGCGGATGATTACGTGACCAAACCGTTCAGCAACAAAGTGCTGCTGCAGCGTGTCAAAGCGATTATGCGGCGGAATGACACCATCCCACCTGTCAGCGACATTATGGACCACCTGGGGGTCAGAATTGATCGGGTGCGGCACCATGTGACCTTTCACGAACAACCGATGGACCTGACTCCCACCGAATTTCGACTGCTGGAGTGCATGTTGCGCCAGCCAGGGCGGGCCTTTACTCGCCTGCAACTGATGGATGCCGCGATTGGCGAAGGTTCGATCGTGCTGGAACGCACCATCGATGTACATATTAAAACCCTGCGAAAAAAACTGACCGATATCGAACCCACCGCACTGGATTTGATCGAAACAGTCCGCAGCGTGGGCTACCGCTTTCGCGAATCACTTGACCCCACAGAACCGAAAAGTGGTGAAGAGTAA